The nucleotide sequence TCGTGCATGACGGCTGCACGATCATGATCGGCCCCGAGAGCCTGGAGCGAGGAATTCGAGCCCCCGTCTCGTTTGGCTTCACCCCCGTCTCGCTCTTCGTCTACGTCGACGACGTCGACGCGCTGTTCGAACGCGCGCAAGCCGCTGGGGCCAAGGTCGTGCTGGCGCCGAACGATCAGTTCTTCGGGTCGCGCACCTGCCTGCTGCTCGACCCGGACGGGCATCAGTGGATGTTCGCCACGCACAAGAAGGACGTCACCGTCGATGAGATGATGACCGCCAGCCGCGACCCGCACGTCTGAGCCTT is from Pseudomonadota bacterium and encodes:
- a CDS encoding VOC family protein; this encodes MRMPEKSTAVTPHLTVKDVGAAMSFYEQAFGFQRKFMLPRPDGKVMHGEVVHDGCTIMIGPESLERGIRAPVSFGFTPVSLFVYVDDVDALFERAQAAGAKVVLAPNDQFFGSRTCLLLDPDGHQWMFATHKKDVTVDEMMTASRDPHV